One Methylosarcina fibrata AML-C10 DNA segment encodes these proteins:
- a CDS encoding glycosyltransferase, protein MPALDTDKPSEKIKVLWITSSYPRFEHDSAAVFLRRLADFLLEEGVDLHVLSPDDSAVERPLPDDLIKNYRFRYFFPRRLQLLAYGSGILPNLRARPWLFLQIPFFLLGQFWSARSLIRRIEPDLIHAHWLFPQGWIAAWLGRRWKVPVIVTVHGGDAFSLQQSALAGIKRWTVHNCSTWTSNTAATAQAVGDRLPKPEIIPMGVDSRRFNSGTVFTKSPEVSVILFVGRLVEKKGVRDLIHAYAMLDGGLRDRTELWIVGDGVEREALERLASELKLTAKIHFHGRLPNEQLPHYYAAADVFIAPSITDSSGDTEGQGVILLEALASGTAIISTRTGGIGEVLEHGKTGLLVRPNDPVELKAAIENLLNDRKLRDSLAAEGQKIVSAYDWRLIAGRFAELYRRQLQY, encoded by the coding sequence GTGCCTGCTTTAGATACGGACAAGCCTTCGGAAAAAATCAAGGTCTTGTGGATAACCTCGAGCTATCCCCGATTCGAGCATGACAGCGCCGCCGTTTTTTTGCGGCGGCTGGCTGATTTTCTTCTCGAGGAAGGCGTTGACCTGCATGTTCTGTCGCCCGACGATTCCGCCGTCGAAAGGCCTCTGCCCGACGACTTGATAAAAAACTACCGCTTCCGCTATTTTTTTCCCCGCCGTCTGCAATTGCTTGCCTACGGATCGGGCATTCTGCCGAATTTGCGGGCCCGGCCGTGGTTGTTTTTACAAATCCCCTTTTTTTTGCTGGGTCAGTTCTGGTCGGCCCGGAGCCTGATTCGCCGGATCGAGCCGGATCTGATCCATGCGCATTGGCTCTTTCCTCAAGGCTGGATCGCCGCCTGGCTAGGCCGAAGATGGAAGGTGCCCGTCATCGTCACCGTGCACGGAGGAGACGCTTTCTCGTTACAGCAATCAGCCCTGGCCGGAATCAAACGCTGGACCGTACACAATTGCTCGACCTGGACTTCGAATACCGCCGCCACGGCCCAGGCCGTCGGCGACCGGCTGCCGAAACCGGAAATCATTCCGATGGGAGTCGACTCCCGCCGGTTCAATTCCGGGACGGTTTTTACCAAATCGCCGGAGGTTTCGGTGATATTGTTCGTAGGCCGTCTGGTTGAAAAGAAAGGGGTGCGCGACCTGATCCACGCCTATGCGATGCTGGACGGGGGGCTTCGGGACAGAACGGAACTGTGGATTGTCGGCGACGGCGTCGAACGCGAGGCACTGGAAAGGCTGGCGAGTGAATTGAAGCTGACGGCAAAGATTCATTTTCACGGCCGGCTGCCCAACGAGCAATTACCGCATTATTATGCTGCGGCCGATGTTTTCATCGCCCCTTCGATCACCGATTCATCGGGGGACACCGAAGGGCAGGGCGTGATTTTACTGGAGGCTTTGGCCAGCGGAACGGCCATTATCAGCACCCGGACCGGCGGTATCGGCGAAGTGCTGGAGCACGGCAAGACCGGGCTGCTGGTTAGGCCCAACGATCCGGTCGAACTGAAAGCCGCCATCGAAAACTTATTGAACGACCGGAAATTGCGCGATTCATTGGCGGCGGAAGGCCAAAAGATCGTTTCCGCTTACGATTGGCGCCTCATCGCCGGCCGGTTCGCCGAATTATACCGGCGACAACTTCAATACTGA
- a CDS encoding glycosyltransferase family 2 protein produces the protein MRNDTFSIVLPAKNEASSLKLLLPQIRRLFPSAEILVINDGSTDETAKVAIEEGANVVSHPYSQGNGAAIKTGARRAAGDVLVFMDSDGQHNPEDISVLLDLLEHGYDMVVGARNPRTHASWSRRVANGFYNRLASVMTGHKIEDLTSGFRAVRTDKFRKFLYLLPNGFSYPTTCTMAFFRSGFPVAYVPIHAGQREGKSHIRLLKDGIRFFIIILRIGTLFSPMRLFLPISGSIFITGLAYYGYTFMTSGRFTNMSALLLLSSLLIFLIGILSEQISSLHYKNVEHPHNSGTPSDE, from the coding sequence ATGCGAAACGATACCTTCAGCATTGTTTTACCCGCAAAAAACGAGGCTTCTTCTCTTAAATTGCTGCTGCCCCAAATCAGACGGCTGTTTCCGTCCGCCGAAATTCTGGTGATCAACGACGGTTCCACCGACGAAACGGCAAAAGTTGCAATCGAGGAAGGGGCTAACGTCGTCAGTCATCCCTACAGCCAGGGCAACGGCGCGGCCATCAAGACAGGGGCTCGCCGTGCCGCCGGAGACGTCCTGGTTTTCATGGATTCGGACGGTCAACATAATCCGGAGGATATTTCCGTCCTGCTCGATTTGCTCGAACACGGCTACGACATGGTGGTCGGCGCAAGAAATCCGCGCACCCATGCTTCCTGGTCCCGGCGCGTCGCCAACGGTTTTTACAACCGGCTGGCCAGCGTCATGACCGGCCACAAAATCGAGGACCTGACCTCGGGCTTTCGCGCGGTCAGAACCGATAAATTCCGCAAGTTTCTATACCTTTTGCCCAACGGATTTTCCTATCCGACCACGTGCACGATGGCTTTTTTCCGTTCCGGTTTCCCGGTCGCCTACGTCCCGATCCATGCCGGGCAACGGGAGGGCAAGAGTCATATCCGGTTGCTGAAGGACGGCATCCGTTTTTTCATCATCATTCTGCGCATCGGCACGCTGTTCTCGCCGATGCGGTTGTTTTTGCCGATCAGCGGTTCGATTTTCATCACCGGCCTGGCCTATTACGGCTATACCTTTATGACCAGCGGCCGCTTTACCAACATGAGCGCCTTGCTGCTGCTGTCTTCGTTATTGATCTTTCTGATCGGCATCCTTTCCGAACAGATCTCGTCGCTGCATTATAAAAATGTCGAACATCCTCACAATAGCGGCACGCCTTCGGATGAATGA